The Camelus bactrianus isolate YW-2024 breed Bactrian camel chromosome 11, ASM4877302v1, whole genome shotgun sequence genomic interval GGCGCAGCCAGGAACCCGGTGAAAGACACCTTGAGTAGGATACCTGGCCTCTGAAGAACAGGCTGGACTCTGAAGTGTGAGGCTGTTGTGTTCCCAAGCATTTTTCTCAGGGTTGGGCCTTTCTATCTTACTTCCCATCAGGTGGATGGTCTCGGCAGGCAGTGGCTGGGGTCTCTGGCCATTCCTCTGTAAACAGGTCTCCAGAGAACAGTCTAAAAAGACCTGGCAAAAACCTAATGAATCTGAAAACAATTCAAAACCAAAAATGAGTAGCGAACTATTTTTCCcaaaatgtgaaataaacatATTAGACAAATTATCCCGCCTGGAGCAGGAAAGACCATTCGTAATACTGAACATGTAGCTCTGAACATTAAGTAAATCCACATAAACCTCCTACTCCAATTAAATTCTCACTAAAGACAGTAGTGATTTTGGTATGTGAACAAATGTCTCcatgtataagaaaaaaaatgttttgattaCATTTCCGAGCCAGCTGATAGACTTCATATCTCATACTTTGATAATAAAAGTTGTCatctaaaatcagaaacaaaggtCTGGAAACAGCAGTCTTCGTTAAGAGGTAGTGTGACGGGGCCTCAGGTGCTGCAGAAGATATGAGATCTTGATCCTTCAAGGAGGTTATAAAATCTTCCCACATGGCTTCAGTCCTGTTGGGTGGGGCAGACATCTGACACCCGTTAATGACGGCCAGCAAGAAGTTCTCCAGGTACTTTAACAGTTCCTGTCGAAGCAATTTCCACTGGGATGGCTGCAAAAGATCACAGAACTGCACTTTATATTTGGCTTTGGCCAGTAGGGTGGTCATGGCTAACTGCCACCCTGCCCAATATGATAGTTTCAGAACCATTTGGAGTTCTCTAGACACAActtgtttcctcctcctccatgtCTCTGTATAcaccattccctctgcctggaaagctgcTCAGTGATGTCAGTCCTCTGTGAACTCTTCTCAGACTCAACCATGCAGAAAGCAGCTCAGATCCTCCCTTGTCTATCATGACATCCTGTTCTGTGAATATTGGGCCTCCACTCTACCAGGGTTTACATTGTTTAGGCATCTCTATGTTCTCACTAGATCAACAGTCTCTTGTATACCCAGTCTGCAGCAGGGGGTCTGGCACCTAATAGTTACTCCAGGAACGTTTATGAAATGACTGAGTAAGTGAatagatgaaagaatgaaaagCTGTTACCATCCAGGAGAAAGGAGAAACCAAAGTCAATATCCTGCCAAAACAAAATAGTCTGGCTAAGATACAGCAATGCTCATTTGCCCTTGAAATGAGAAAAGTTGTGGACAGAAAGAGTATAAGTGGACAGAAAGAGGATCAGCGGACAGGGCCCTGGGTCAACAACAGGATTGGAACGGGATAGGGAAAGATAGAGGAAGCAGGTGGAGGGGAAGAGAATAAATAGCTTGAAATTACAAGTAATCTCGCATTGCTCCAGGGCTGTGGAGAACACTAATACAGTTATGAGGTCAAGGTTGGAGAGAAAACACAAGGATAGGCGATCAGGACCCCTGTCCTTCCTGTCCATGCCTCAATACATAACTGAGATTACAGCACATACAACAAATACAATAACAAAACCCCCTCAAAAGGAAACACAGATCACTTCCTAAAAGGTGAGATATCCTACTAAGAGTGATCGGATGGATCCCATGGCCTTGGTCTGTAGGGGGAGAGTGGAAAAAATATAGTAAGAAAAGTGAGGGGAAAAGCCAGCAAATACAACAATCCCTATCAACCACTTCCAGCTTTCTCCAGGGTGGTGAAAATACTATCACCCAAGTAAAGCCGGTGCCACCAGGACCCTCACCATTTACTAAGAATGGGGAAATACATAACTTTGCTGGCAAAGTTCAAAATTTTTCCACACACCAAATGTACTGTATTTTTGCATATGTACTTATAGAATGGAATcacatatttgtattttatttatgtgaaTTCATCTATATTTGGCactaaatgacaaaaataactaAAACCTTCAGAATACATCAATCAAAGAGTATTTTCTCTAGAGTGAGCATGAGATGGGCAACGTGAATCTATTCTTCCCCCAGAAGTCTGTTTTCACTAGCTTCTCCAAGGGGATGCATCTCACTCCACTGAGGGTGATCTGGGGGCTTAAAGAGAAGTATGTACTTGGAACACCAAGTGGATCCCTCAGTCAAAGCCTATTTACCTTATCTGGTGGTCTACTGAGAAACAGCCATCTTTTCCTTTGCTGGCAGAGGCAGGTTTACCCTGAGATGAATGAACATAAGCTTCAGAGGCCAAGCCCTTCATTTGTACAGGATCTATTGTCATGGGAGGGACCCTAGTAAGTACTCTGCTACTTACagttttgtatcctttttttggggggggggggcggtgggggtaggtaagtaggtttatttacttatttttttcaaaatggagatactgggaattgaacccaggacctcgtacttGGTAAACAtacgctctaccattgagctgtatCTCCCCGCGccctatattctttttcttaaaaagggtCCCCTAAACCGCATGACTTAAAGCTCCACAAAACCTAGATTCGTCTGGCTGGATGTTTGACTGACTGTTTAGGAATTTTTGAAGATTCTGCCCCTCTTTTCAGAACAATCTTCCCAAAGGACTTTTAAGAGGATATTTGACtggaggcggggggagggggggttcCACTTTGCACGCTGACTTCAGAACGGAACCCTATACTGGTGGTTGTTTGTACTTGTTTTATATTTCTAATCGACTCATTCTGCGTTAAACCAGCTCCACTCTCCTCGAACAGCTGTCTCTCCTCGATCAGGGACCCACGTCCCACACTGGGTGTTATTCAGCGCTTCTACAGCGGAGCTGGCACGTTTCCCTTTGCGCCTACAATCtaggccccgccccctccgcaCTGACCAATGGGTTCGCCTCCTCGAAGAACGCGTCCGGCATGACGTCATCATAGGCGACGAGGCCCACGGCCCAGCCCCGCTCCTGCCGTAACCGGTGGCTGAGGGCACGCGCCAAGGTGGATTTTCCTGCTGCGGGCAGTCCACAGAGGACGCAGAGGCCCAGCTTCCGCGGCCCCTCGCTGCGAACTCCTCTGGCGTCCTCGCCGGCCTTCATGCCGCTGAGGGAGACACGCGACGGCTGGGAACGGTGTCTCCGGAACTGTCCGCCTGTGGCGCACGCGCAGAATCTCCCACCGCTCTGTTGCGCCGCCTGGTGCCGCAATGGAGGAATGGGGGagagtcttccaatccaaaaacCTGGCGTGGTCGTGGTTTTTGAGGTCGTCCCCTTGGTCACCAGAACCGCTGATGCTGAGCTTCCTATGAGACGAGTCCTCTAGGCTGGGGAGTCCACGGCGATGCGTTTCCTAAAACCTGGACGTTTCCTAGAGGGTCAGAGACTTGGACTTAATCTTCAATTAGAATCAGCTTTCCTGCCGACACTTGCAAACCATTAGGATCTGCGTCTCGGTTTTGTTTGGGTTGGgttggtatttttgtttttttgttttgttttgttttttgtttttgtttgtttgtttgtttgtttttataatgatGAAGTCCCCTGCCCAGGAAAATCGCAAGAGAGACTTTGAGCCTCTTCCTCCAGCGGTCTTTGGAAGGTCAGTTACGGGTAATCAGAGGAGGCGAAGCTGACAGTCCAACAACTGCGCTCCTCTGCCCCACTCAGATGTGATGGGTGGAACGGCAAACGCCCCGTTAGCGCGCAGTAACATACTTTGCCGGCAGCAAGCCTGAGGGAGTAAGGGCAGGAAAGGAACGACCCTAGACTTCAATTCCAGCGCATTCATGCAGCGCACACTAGGTGTTTTagtgttaaaaagaaatactaagtTGTGGAGAAGTATAAAACGAATTCCTTTTGTGGGGATGTGGTTACGCAGCAGGTACACAGTACattatctgttttctttctcttggatTGAAAGTGAGCATTGAGTTAAACATACTTTTCATTTCATGTCATTTTATTATCATAGGCCCAGTGCGAGATACCTCTCcttaatttattattctttttcatcactcATGTACACTCACACTGATTTCCTCCCCCTTTCCTaggcaaccttttttttttcttgtttaaacatgattattttgtttgtttacttgtaggctatttttttaagagcagtttcaagttcacagcaaaactgagtagAAAGTACAGAGTGTTTACATATACctctgccccccaaccccacagTCTCTTCCACTGGCAACATccagtgtggtacatttgttacaaccaATGAACTACTCatcattatctcccaaaggccatAGTTTATACTGGGTTTACTCTTGGTGTTAACATTCCATGAGTTTTGGCAAATGTATGATGACATGTATCTACCAttatagtgtcatacagaatagtttcactgccctaaaaaaaaaaatctgttctctcCCTACCTGGAGACTGCTGATGTTTTTGCTGCCTccattgttttgccttttccagaatgtcatatcgTTGAAATCATACAGCCTTTTCAGActtgcttctttcatttatgtctttttataGCTTGatagcttgtttctttttagcactgaaggATATTCCATTGCCTTGATgaatcacagtttatttatccattcacctattgaaaggTGACTTGATTGCTTTGAagttttggcaattgtgaatagtTACTATAAACATGAATGCAGATTTTTGCATGGACATAAGTTCTTGActtatttgggtaaataccaaggagcgtGATtactggatcttatggtaagagtatgtttagttttgtaagacgCTGCCAGACTGCCTTCCAAAGtcgctgtaccattttgcattgcCACCAGCAGGGAATGAGAATATCTGTTGTTTCATATTCTTGTCAGCACTTGGTGGTGTCAGCTTTAGGTTTTAAATATTCTGATAGGTGGGTAGTGGTATCTCATGTTACTGTGGTTTTCACTTCCCTAATAAtacatgatgttgagcatcttttcctatgTTTACTTGTCATCTGTACACAGTCAGCCTGCTGTATCTGTGGGTTCCACActtgcagattcaaccaactgcagatttaaaatatttggaaaaaaattccagaaaagtttcaaaagcaaaacttgaatttgctccTGCTGGCAATTATTTGTATAGCAttcacattgtatttacaactatttacatagcatttaacCGTATGatgtattataagtaatctagagatgatttaaagtatacaggagttGTTCataagttatatgcaaatatagTATGTCATTTTAGATAAAGGACTTgtgcatctgcagattttggtatgcACAGGGGTCCTGGAATCAATTACCCCACAGATAGTGAGGGCTGACTCTTCTTTGGTGATGTTTTTGTTCAGATCTTTGGCCCACTTTTAAACTGGGTTCATTTTCTTACAGTTGAGTTGTAAGAGTGTTTGTATTTTTGGataatagttctttatatatcttttgtaaatat includes:
- the PSTK gene encoding L-seryl-tRNA(Sec) kinase; its protein translation is MKAGEDARGVRSEGPRKLGLCVLCGLPAAGKSTLARALSHRLRQERGWAVGLVAYDDVMPDAFFEEANPLPSQWKLLRQELLKYLENFLLAVINGCQMSAPPNRTEAMWEDFITSLKDQDLISSAAPEAPSHYLLTKTAVSRPLFLILDDNFYYQSMRYEVYQLARKYSLGFCQVFLDCSLETCLQRNGQRPQPLPAETIHLMGSKIERPNPEKNAWEHNSLTLQSPACSSEASLKLTDLLLTALENPIKYVEDNVEQKETDRIICSTNILHQVDQTLRRAVSQTMKEAKDEQLLPYKLKLLAEELNKLKAEFLEDLRQGNKKYLCFRETIDLSDVISFFHYEKDNIVQKYFSKQH